One Danio aesculapii chromosome 13, fDanAes4.1, whole genome shotgun sequence DNA window includes the following coding sequences:
- the wdr35 gene encoding WD repeat-containing protein 35, whose translation MFIYLSKKIAIPNNTVLKCVSWNKDQGFIACGGEDGLLKVLKLETYTDDAKLKGLAAPSNLSMNQTLEGHSGAVQVVTWNEQYQKLTTSDQNGLIIVWMLYKGSWYEEMINNRNKSVVRSMSWNADGLKICIVYEDGAVIVGSVDGNRIWGKELKGTQLAHVAWSPDSKVLLFGMANGEIHIYDNQGNFIMKMSMSCLANVTGALNIAGIHWYPGTEGYLEPECPCLAVCFTNGHCQVMRHESDDSPVIIETGMWNVASIQWNHCGSVLAIAGSLRSSGAEKEMNVVHFYTPFGEHLRTLKVPGKQMTAVSWEGGGLRIGLAVDSYIYFANIRPDYKWGYCSNTVVYAYTRPDRLEYSVVFWDTKNNERFVKYVKSLMSITTCGDFCILATKADDTHPQEDAEAEAGSATVFNELSNQNTSKDRSKRRKYVLVLCNSIGTPQDSKYIDIDPLFVTMTKTHVIAASREAFYIWQYRVAKKLTALEINQVTKTRKEGRERVYHIDDSPSGTSDGTLNFAKAFTATRDPICCITASDKMLLVGRESGILQRYSLPNISLLQKYSLTSRPYQLSLNCNSSRLAIIDITGVLTFLDVETRGSMGDAEGASTAGDPSKFERKDVWDMKWANDNPDLFSMMEKTRMYVFRNLDPEEPIQTSGFICHFEDLEIKSVLLDEIMRDPEVPNKDYLMNFEIRSLRDSRALIEKVGIEDASQFIEDNPHPRLWRLLAEAALQKLDLKMAEQAFVRCRDYQGIEFVKRLSNLQSEAMKQAEVAAYFSRFEEAERMYLDMDRRDLAISLRIKLGDWFRVLQLLKTGSGDSDDALLEQAYNAIGDYFADRQKWLNAVQYYLQGRNQERLAECYYMLEDYEGLEKLANSLPENHKLLQDIGQMFVTVGMCEQAVSAFLKCNQPKAAVDACVHLNQWNKAVELAKNHSMKEIGPLLSKYASHLLEKNKTLEAVELYRKAHHFLDAAKLMYKIAEEEAKKRTRPLRVKKLYVLAALLVEDFHTQIKSSQQSKTKGKKSEATSALAGLLEEDESSSDSRILDDAWRGAEAYHFFLLAQRQLYDGKVDAAMRTALHLRDYEDIIPAVEIYSLLAICSSANCAFGTCSRAFIKLESLETLTPDQRQLYEDLALEIFTKHSPRDTRQSQRDSLTEGPEGKLPTCIVTGRVISEYQFWMCSVCKHCALEQEITQQNFCPLCHSTVG comes from the exons ATGTTTATATACCTCAGTAAGAAG ATTGCGATTCCAAACAATACGGTTTTAAAGTGTGTGTCTTGGAATAAAGATCAAGGTTTTATCGCATGTGGAGGAGAAGATGGACTTTTAAAAGTGCTCAAACTTGAGACTTATACAG aTGATGCCAAACTGAAAGGTTTGGCGGCTCCCAGCAACCTCTCCATGAATCAGACACTGGAGGGCCACAGCG GTGCAGTGCAGGTTGTGACGTGGAATGAACAGTATCAGAAACTTACCACCAGTGACCAAAATGGACTCATCATTGTCTGGATGCTTTACAAAG GTTCATGGTATGAGGAAATGATTAATAACAGGAATAAGTCTGTGGTGAGGAGCATGAGCTGGAATGCTGATGGTCTGAAGATCTGCATTGTGTATGAGGACGGGGCTGTGATTGTGGGTTCAGTGGATG GAAACAGGATCTGGGGTAAAGAACTGAAGGGAACTCAGTTGGCACATGTGGCCTGGTCTCCAGACAGTAAGGTCCTGCTGTTTGGCATGGCCAATGGAGAAATTCACATCTATGACAACCAAGGAAACTTCATA ATGAAGATGAGCATGAGTTGCTTGGCGAATGTGACTGGGGCTCTCAATATAGCAGGTATCCACTGGTACCCGGGTACGGAGGGTTATCTGGAGCCAGAATGTCCCTGTCTGGCTGTTTGCTTTACTAATGGCCACTGCCAAGTAATGCGACATGAAAGTGATGACA GTCCTGTGATCATTGAGACAGGTATGTGGAATGTGGCCAGCATCCAGTGGAATCACTGTGGCAGTGTTCTGGCTATAGCAGGATCGCTCAGAAGCAGCGGAGCGGAGAAAGAAATGAATGTTGTTCACTTCTACACACCATTTGGAGAG CACTTGCGGACATTGAAGGTTCCAGGCAAGCAGATGACTGCTGTATCATGGGAAGGTGGAGGACTCCGAATCGGCCTGGCTGTAGATTCCTACATTTACTTCGCCAACATTCGGCCAGATTACAAG TGGGGTTACTGCAGTAACACAGTGGTGTATGCATACACAAGACCTGATAGACTGGAGTACAGTGTGGTTTTCTGGGACACTAAGAATAATGAGAGGTTTGTCAAGTACGTCAAGAGTCTCATGTCCATTACCACCTGTGGAGATTTTTGCATCCTGGCCACCAAAGCAGATGACACCCATCCACAG GAGGACGCTGAGGCTGAGGCTGGATCCGCAACG GTATTTAATGAGCTGTCCAATCAAAACACTTCAAAGGATCGGTCAAAGAGGAGAAAG TATGTTCTGGTGTTGTGTAACTCTATAGGAACCCCACAGGACTCCAAATATATTGACATTG ACCCCCTCTTCGTAACCATGACAAAGACACACGTGATTGCTGCTTCTAGGGAGGCATTTTACATTTGGCAGTATCGTGTTGCAAAAAAACTTACCGCTCTTGAAATCAACCAGGTCACCAAGACAAGAAAAGAAGGTCGGGAGAG GGTTTATCACATCGATGACAGTCCAAGCGGAACATCGGATGGGACACTGAACTTTGCCAAAGCCTTCACA GCTACCAGAGATCCGATCTGCTGCATCACAGCATCAGACAAGATGCTTCTAGTG GGGCGTGAGTCTGGTATCTTACAGAGATACAGCCTGCCCAACATCAGCCTCCTGCAGAAATATTCCCTCACGTCCAGACCGTATCAGCTCTCCCTCAATTGTAATTCCAG tcgGCTGGCTATAATAGACATTACGGGAGTGTTGACCTTTTTGGATGTGGAGACGCGAGGTTCAATGGGAGATGCAGAGGGTGCGTCTACAGCCGGAGACCCATCAAAATTTGAGCGCAAGGATGTCTGGGATATGAAATGGGCCAATGACAACCCAGATCTGTTCTCCATGATGGAGAAAACCCGTATGTATGTCTTCAGAAACCTGGACCCTGAG gAGCCAATTCAAACATCTGGCTTCATCTGCCACTTTGAGGATCTGGAGATCAAATCTGTTCTTCTGGATGAGATCATGAGG GATCCAGAGGTGCCCAATAAAGACTATTTAATGAACTTTGAGATCCGCTCGCTGAGGGACAGCAGGGCGCTGATTGAGAAGGTTGGAATTGAAGACGCTTCTCAGTTTATTGAAGACAATCCCCATCCGCGCCTCTG GCGTCTGTTGGCAGAAGCGGCGCTGCAGAAGCTGGATTTGAAGATGGCTGAACAGGCATTTGTGCGCTGTCGGGACTATCAGGGTATTGAGTTTGTCAAGAGATTGAGCAACCTGCAGAGTGAAGCCATGAAGCAGGCCGAGGTGGCTGCTTACTTCAGCAGGTTCGAGGAGGCAGAGAGGATGTACCTGGACATGGACCGCAG GGATTTGGCAATCAGTTTGCGCATAAAGCTCGGTGATTGGTTCAGGGTTCTGCAGTTGTTGAAGACAGGATCAGGTGACTCTGATGATGCTCTTCTGGAGCAGGCCTACAATGCCATTGGAGACTACTTTGCAGACAGACAAAAATG GTTGAATGCAGTCCAGTATTACCTGCAAGGTCGAAACCAGGAGCGTCTAGCTGAATGTTATTATATGCTGGAGGATTATGAGGGTCTGGAGAAACTTGCAAACTCCCTACCCGAAAACCATAAACTGCTACAA GATATTGGTCAGATGTTTGTTACTGTGGGAATGTGCGAGCAGGCCGTCAGCGCATTTCTGAAATGTAACCAGCCTAAAGCAGCTGTGGATGCCTGTGTGCATCTAAACCAG tggaacaaagcTGTGGAACTTGCCAAAAACCACAGTATGAAGGAAATTGGGCCCCTGCTGTCCAAATACGCCTCACATCTGCTGGAGAAAAACAAAACTCTGGAGGCTGTAGAGCTCTACCGAAAAGCCCATCACTTCCTGGATGCTGCCAAACTCATGTATAAG ATCGCTGAAGAAGAGGCGAAAAAAAGAACGCGACCGCTGCGAGTGAAGAAGCTATATGTGCTCGCCGCCCTGCTGGTGGAGGACTTTCACACCCAGATCAAAAGCTCACAGCAAAGCAAAACCAAAGGCAAGAAATCAGAG GCTACCAGTGCATTAGCAGGACTGTTAGAGGAAGATGAGTCGTCTTCAGACAGTCGTATCCTGGATGACGCCTGGCGTGGGGCAGAGGCCTATCATTTCTTCCTGCTTGCGCAAAGACAGCTGTACGATGGCAAGGTGGACGCGGCTATGAGGACAG CTCTCCATCTCCGCGATTATGAGGACATTATCCCTGCTGTGGAGATTTACTCTCTGTTAGCCATCTGCTCTTCTGCCAACTGCGCGTTTGGTACGTGCTCACGTGCCTTCATTAAGCTGGAGTCTCTGGAAACACTGACTCCAGATCAGAGGCAGCTTTATGAAGACCTGGCCTTGGAGATCTTCACCAAACACAGTCCCAGAGACACTCGGCAAAGCCAGCGAGACAGCCTTACTGAAGG GCCAGAGGGCAAGTTGCCTACCTGTATAGTCACTGGAAGAGTGATTTCGGAGTACCAGTTCTGGATGTGCAGTGTGTGTAAACACTGTGCTCTGGAGCAGGAGATCACACAACAAAACTTCTGTCCCCTCTGTCACTCCACAGTGGGATAA
- the kcns3a gene encoding potassium voltage-gated channel subfamily S member 3a — protein sequence MVYGQFLHHRGPEESFINLNVGGFKQQVERVVLQRFPHTRLARLLYCSSEAAILQLCDDYAAADREYYFDRNPCFFRYVLNFYHTGKIHLMEELCVFSFSQELEYWGIKELHLDTCCSNRFQEQKEYMGDRDWGNEDDPQNQLQDSLDSSMEELSAFDKDLEKFEGTWCAEKRKELWLRLENPGYSRSAKILAVFSLSVVLISIIAMCIHSMPEFHQKDANEKEVENPVLDVFETFCVLWFSLEFIVRLVVTPCLRKFICNALNIIDFASIVPFYATLAFEKVDPEESEELENVGRVVQILRLMRIFRILKLARHSVGLRSLGATLRHSYHEVGLLILFLSVGISIFSVLIYFVEREDQESELQTIPVGWWWATISMTTVGYGDTYPITLPGKLIATLCIICGLLVVALPITIIFNKFSKYYQRQKALVESDQLQSEDEKQPDLSMPFLHIADLYSQKMNSLAHSASSRSSEGDATDASSIADVEFVCSAGEPQANNVT from the coding sequence ATGGTGTACGGGCAGTTCCTGCACCACCGAGGCCCCGAGGAGAGCTTCATCAACCTCAACGTCGGTGGTTTTAAGCAGCAAGTGGAACGGGTGGTCCTCCAACGCTTCCCCCACACGCGACTAGCTCGACTGCTCTACTGCAGCTCAGAGGCCGCTATTCTCCAACTATGTGACGACTACGCTGCAGCCGACCGAGAGTATTACTTCGACCGCAATCCATGCTTTTTCCGCTACGTGCTGAACTTCTACCACACCGGAAAGATCCACTTGATGGAAGAGCTGTGCGTTTTTAGCTTTAGCCAGGAGTTGGAATACTGGGGTATCAAGGAGCTTCACCTGGACACTTGCTGCAGCAACCGATTTCAGGAACAGAAAGAGTACATGGGAGATCGTGACTGGGGGAATGAGGATGACCCTCAGAACCAGCTGCAGGACAGCTTAGACTCATCCATGGAGGAACTGTCAGCATTTGACAAAGACTTGGAGAAGTTTGAGGGCACCTGGTGCGCAGAAAAACGCAAGGAGCTctggctgcggctggaaaacccTGGATACTCACGCTCTGCGAAAATTCTGGCGGTGTTTTCGCTGAGTGTGGTACTGATAAGTATCATCGCCATGTGCATTCATAGCATGCCTGAATTCCACCAGAAGGACGCCAATGAGAAAGAGGTGGAGAACCCGGTGTTGGATGTGTTTGAGACTTTCTGCGTTCTCTGGTTCTCCCTTGAATTCATCGTACGATTAGTTGTCACGCCGTGCTTGCGCAAATTCATATGCAATGCGTTAAACATAATTGACTTTGCTTCTATCGTTCCATTTTACGCCACGCTGGCGTTCGAAAAAGTGGACCCTGAGGAAAGCGAGGAGCTTGAGAATGTGGGAAGGGTCGTGCAGATCCTGCGTCTCATGCGGATCTTTCGCATCCTCAAACTCGCGCGCCATTCAGTCGGGTTGCGTTCTCTCGGGGCGACTCTCCGACACAGCTATCACGAGGTCGGACTCCTCATCCTCTTCCTCTCCGTGGGAATCTCCATTTTCTCAGTTCTTATTTATTTTGTGGAGAGGGAAGACCAAGAGTCGGAGCTGCAGACTATTCCGGTGGGCTGGTGGTGGGCGACGATAAGCATGACCACAGTGGGATACGGTGACACGTATCCAATCACGCTTCCTGGGAAGCTCATTGCCACATTGTGCATCATTTGCGGCCTGCTTGTAGTCGCCCTTCCCATCACCATCATCTTTAACAAGTTCTCCAAATACTACCAGAGACAAAAAGCCCTGGTGGAGTCTGACCAGCTCCAGTCAGAGGACGAAAAACAGCCAGATCTCAGCATGCCTTTTCTTCATATAGCAGACCTCTATAGCCAAAAGATGAACTCTCTGGCACACAGCGCATCCTCCAGGAGTAGCGAGGGAGACGCCACTGATGCTTCCAGTATTGCGGATGTTGAATTCGTCTGCTCTGCTGGAGAGCCACAAGCCAACAATGTGACATAA